TTTAGAGATGCATGGATCAACATGTCGGGCGCCTATTGGCAGTTGGGGCAATACCAGGCTGCCCTCCGGCATGCTGAGAAAGCCCTCGAGATCGATGGGCAGGCAAAAGAGGCACACTACAACATTGCCGTCAGTCTATTGATGTTGGGTAAAGCGGAAGCCGCCATGACAGTTTTATCCGACTTAACCGAAAAGCATGATGATTACCTTGCCGCGCGATTCATGATGGCGGCTGCTTCGGCTTGCAGGGGGTCTATCAAGGAAGCAGCCGCCATTTTCCGTTTCATTGAAAACTCAGCTGTAGGCAAAGCCTTGGTGTTTGGCATCCAAGACTTTGCGAAAAGACTTCAAACGGCCGGACTGACCGAATATGCTGCGAATTTGGGAATCACCGTCAAGCTGATCAGCTCTGAATCCAACCAAAAATCATGCGTATAACACCCCCATGAAGACACCCGCTGTGATGACCTCAGAAGCCCGATCAGATGGCATCAAGAATTGGAAAGAAGCCTATGAGAAGGGCAGGTTGGCGTGTGCAAGTGGTGATCTGCATGAAGCATCTATGGCCATCGAAACGGCAATTCGACTGAATCCCAATGCGTTTGAACTCCACCACGATTTGGGCGTCGTTTTCTTTCAACAAAATTCATACCATCAGGCGCTGACATGTTTCAGGAGCGCAATCGCGTTGAATCCCCGGAAATACCAAGCCTGGTTCAATGGGGCCAATGCGCTCTGCGCAATGCATTGCTACCAGGAGGCAATCCCCTGGTACCGAAAAGCCATTGAATTGAATCCCTCGTTTGCCGAGGCTCACTACAACCTGGCCAATACCTATAAAGCGCTTGACGCTCCACATGAGGCAATATTGCACTATCGGCGTGCTATGGACATCGATCCCAACATGCCCGAAGCCCTGAACAACATCGGCACCTTGTTGTTGGGCTGCGGCGAGTTGATCGACGCCCGGGAGTGTTTCCAGCGTGCTTTGGCATCAGACGCCAATTATACCCAGGCCAGCTATAATTTGAGCCTCACGTTGAACCGTCTCGGCCGGCCGGAGGAGGCAATAGCATTTGTAGACCGATGCCTCGGTCTGTATCCGGAACACGGCGAGGGTCTGGCTTTGCGGGTTTCATTGCTGCAGCAGGTGTGCGACTGGCCGGCCCTCGCCGACGCCGGTGCGCGACTGGACCGCCAGACCGATGAACAGCTCCGATTGGGGCAGAGGCCATCCGAGTCACCTTTTCTTAATTTCACCCGATCGGATGATCCTGAACGCAACTTGTTGATCGGGAAGGCATGGAGCGACTGGCTCCTGAAGCATGCGAACCATAGCCGATCGAATTTTGGATTTTCACATCGACCGCAGGCAACAAGACGCATCAAGATCGCCTACCTTTCGGAGAGATTTCGAAACGCCGCAACCGCGCATCTTGCATCGGGGGTGTTCGGCCGGCATGACCGCAATCGATTCGAGATCTACGCCTATTCCTGGGGGCAGGATGACGGGAGCGTCTATCGGCGCAAAATAGAGCAGGGTGTGGATCACTTTATCGATATCCGTAACATCAGTGACGCCGAGGCGGCCCAGCGAATTCATGCAGACGGCATCCAGATTCTGGTGGACATGATGGGGTGGATGCACGGCCATCGGATGGGTATCGCCGCCCGGCGCCCGGCACCGGTTCAAATCAACTACCTTGGCTATCCGGCAAGCACCGGGACGCCATTTATCGATTACCTGATCGCCGATCGCATTATCATACCCTACGAGATGCGACAGTACTTTTCCGAAAAGGTGGTATGGCTTCCGGATTGCTACCAACCCAATGACCCCGAAACGCCTATCGATCCGAGGCCGTGCAGTAGAATAGAATTCGGACTGCCGGAAAATGGCGTCATCTTCTGTTCGTTCAATACCGATTATAAAATCGAACCTGGGGCTTTCGCCTGCTGGATGCGGATCCTGCGTGCCGTGCCCGGCAGCGTGCTCTGGCTGTTGGTCAGATCCCAGCAGGCACGGGAGAATCTGATCCGTAGCGCCGGGAGCCTGGGCATTGCTCCCACACGCCTGGTGTTCGCATCGCCGCTGCCCAAGGCGAAGCACCTCGCAAGGCTCAAGCTGGCCGATATTGCCCTGGATACCTTGACCGTAAACGGCCACACCACCACCACCGATGCTTTGTTAGCCGGGGTTCCGGTGGTAACCTGCCAGGGACGCCATTTCGCATCCCGCGTGGCCGGAAGCATCCTCAGCGCAATACGTATGCCCGATCTGGTGGCCGCGGATATGGAGAGCTACGTACAAATGGCCATAACGCTAGCCTCTGAGGCGCACCTCCTCGATGAAGTCAGGGCAAGATTGGCCAATAACAAGACGAACGCACCCCTGTTTGATATCGATCGCTATGTAAGGAACCTTGAAGCTGCCTACGACAACGTGTGGAAGACCTGTGTCACCGAAAAATTCCAGCGGGCATGATCACCAAAAGAATCCAGAACCATTTTTCTGATTTTCCGAAAAATACGGTATCCCGCACTTCAACATGGTTGGTATGGATTTCCATCAATCGGTTTCCCTATTGAAATTTTCGCTTTGAGAAATCTTGTTTGATCGAAACCCGTACTAACGACATTGGCAAGCAGCCCCAAAAGACATATGAACACCGGGATATTCATATCGGGTACCACAGGAAGCTGAGCAAATGATCGAACCCAAACGACGACACCTGTCGCTACTGTGCGATATCAGTGAATTGTATAACCCCTAAATTCCCGACTTATTGTAACGAGACATGCTGCATAACACCAATGGTGGTGTACAGATCTATTTGACGTTTCGTTATTTCTCCGACCTGTAGTCGCTGACCCGGTACTTCATAGCATTCAATGATGTCGAACTCGTCCAAGACCTCTTGCATCGAATGGTTTTTGAACAGCTTGTTCTTGTTTTCCTGCATTTTTCTTGTGATGTAGGATAAATAGATCATGGCGATGAACTGCACAAAGAGCTCGCCGTCCAAACTTTTTGCCGATGAGACAGCCAAATGGCGTAGATTGAGTCGCTCTTTGAGATTATCGAAGTCCTTTTCCACCAGGTCCTTGTTTCGATAAATCTCCAATGCCTCTTGCGCTTGCTTTATTTCATTGCTCAACAGCGCTAAATATCCGTGATTGC
This Desulfatitalea tepidiphila DNA region includes the following protein-coding sequences:
- a CDS encoding O-linked N-acetylglucosamine transferase, SPINDLY family protein produces the protein MTSEARSDGIKNWKEAYEKGRLACASGDLHEASMAIETAIRLNPNAFELHHDLGVVFFQQNSYHQALTCFRSAIALNPRKYQAWFNGANALCAMHCYQEAIPWYRKAIELNPSFAEAHYNLANTYKALDAPHEAILHYRRAMDIDPNMPEALNNIGTLLLGCGELIDARECFQRALASDANYTQASYNLSLTLNRLGRPEEAIAFVDRCLGLYPEHGEGLALRVSLLQQVCDWPALADAGARLDRQTDEQLRLGQRPSESPFLNFTRSDDPERNLLIGKAWSDWLLKHANHSRSNFGFSHRPQATRRIKIAYLSERFRNAATAHLASGVFGRHDRNRFEIYAYSWGQDDGSVYRRKIEQGVDHFIDIRNISDAEAAQRIHADGIQILVDMMGWMHGHRMGIAARRPAPVQINYLGYPASTGTPFIDYLIADRIIIPYEMRQYFSEKVVWLPDCYQPNDPETPIDPRPCSRIEFGLPENGVIFCSFNTDYKIEPGAFACWMRILRAVPGSVLWLLVRSQQARENLIRSAGSLGIAPTRLVFASPLPKAKHLARLKLADIALDTLTVNGHTTTTDALLAGVPVVTCQGRHFASRVAGSILSAIRMPDLVAADMESYVQMAITLASEAHLLDEVRARLANNKTNAPLFDIDRYVRNLEAAYDNVWKTCVTEKFQRA